A portion of the Polaribacter cellanae genome contains these proteins:
- a CDS encoding flavin reductase family protein — translation MVFFNRKNIDELGKIYKINLINSCSGFKSANLLGSISTEGKTNVAVFSSITHLGSNPPTLGFILRPTTVPRNTHKNIKETGVFTINHIFEDIIEDAHHTSAKYPEEISEFDMTNLEEEYKGNFKAPFVKNSPVQMSMKFVEEIYIPSNDVMLVVAQIEELYINNKLLEKDGLINLSKGNVATINGLNAYAIPKFKKQFSYQRPKKQL, via the coding sequence ATGGTGTTTTTCAACAGAAAAAACATAGACGAATTAGGCAAAATCTATAAAATAAATTTAATAAATAGTTGCTCTGGTTTTAAATCTGCCAATCTTTTAGGTTCTATTTCTACAGAAGGAAAAACAAATGTTGCTGTATTTAGTTCCATAACGCATCTAGGTTCAAATCCACCAACTTTAGGTTTTATTTTAAGACCAACCACTGTTCCAAGAAATACGCATAAAAATATTAAAGAAACTGGTGTTTTTACCATCAATCATATTTTTGAAGATATTATTGAAGACGCACATCATACTTCAGCAAAATATCCAGAAGAAATATCTGAATTTGATATGACGAATTTAGAGGAAGAATACAAAGGTAATTTTAAGGCACCTTTCGTAAAAAACAGCCCTGTTCAAATGAGTATGAAATTTGTGGAAGAAATTTATATTCCTTCTAACGATGTAATGTTGGTGGTTGCTCAAATTGAAGAATTATATATTAATAACAAACTGTTAGAAAAAGACGGACTTATTAACCTATCCAAAGGAAATGTGGCAACTATTAATGGTTTAAATGCCTATGCAATACCAAAATTCAAGAAACAATTCTCTTACCAAAGACCCAAAAAACAACTTTAA
- a CDS encoding SDR family NAD(P)-dependent oxidoreductase — MGKKTSITIVMIFSLKEKTAIITGGGSGIGKAISTTFAKQGAHVCILDFNETNGTSTVAEIENMKGSAHFYKCDVSNQEQMENIIAVISKNKTIDILINNAGIAHVGNIENTNPEDLDRLYNVNIKGVYNGIKAVIPYFKKKKNGVIINMASIASSVGISDRFAYSMTKGAVLTMTYSVAKDYVANGIRCNCISPARVHTPFVDGFIKQNYPNNQAEMFENLSKTQPIGRMGTPEEIANLALYLCSDEASFITGTDFPIDGGFIKLNG; from the coding sequence ATGGGCAAAAAAACTTCAATTACAATAGTTATGATATTCAGTTTAAAAGAAAAAACAGCAATTATTACAGGTGGAGGAAGTGGCATTGGAAAAGCAATTTCAACCACATTTGCAAAGCAAGGAGCTCATGTTTGTATTCTAGATTTTAATGAAACAAATGGAACATCTACAGTTGCTGAAATTGAAAACATGAAAGGTTCTGCACATTTCTATAAATGCGATGTTTCGAATCAAGAACAAATGGAAAATATTATTGCAGTAATTTCTAAAAACAAAACAATCGATATTTTAATTAACAATGCAGGAATTGCTCATGTTGGAAATATAGAGAACACAAATCCCGAAGATTTAGATCGTTTATATAACGTAAACATTAAAGGAGTTTATAATGGAATAAAAGCGGTAATTCCTTATTTTAAAAAGAAAAAAAATGGTGTAATTATTAATATGGCATCCATTGCATCTTCTGTCGGAATTTCTGATCGATTTGCCTATTCTATGACCAAAGGAGCTGTTTTAACTATGACATATTCTGTCGCAAAAGATTACGTCGCAAACGGAATAAGATGTAATTGTATTTCTCCTGCACGTGTACACACACCTTTCGTTGATGGATTTATAAAACAAAATTACCCAAATAATCAAGCAGAAATGTTCGAGAATTTATCTAAAACACAACCCATTGGAAGAATGGGAACACCAGAAGAAATTGCAAATCTTGCATTGTATTTATGTAGTGATGAAGCTTCTTTTATTACAGGAACAGATTTTCCAATAGATGGCGGATTTATTAAATTAAATGGCTAA
- a CDS encoding L-rhamnose mutarotase yields MKDLKKYCLALDLVNDPKLIAEYKKYHEQIWPEITISIKDAGIENMDIYCIENRLFMIMEVNNSFSFEKKAMMDAKNPKVQEWETLMWNYQQDLPTSKPNEKWRLMEHIFQLE; encoded by the coding sequence ATGAAAGATTTAAAAAAATATTGTCTTGCTTTAGATTTAGTAAACGATCCAAAACTCATCGCCGAATATAAAAAATATCACGAACAAATATGGCCAGAAATTACGATAAGCATTAAAGATGCTGGAATAGAAAACATGGATATTTACTGTATTGAAAATCGCTTGTTTATGATTATGGAAGTAAACAATAGTTTTTCTTTTGAAAAAAAAGCAATGATGGACGCTAAGAATCCAAAAGTACAAGAATGGGAAACTCTTATGTGGAATTATCAACAAGATTTACCAACATCAAAACCTAATGAAAAATGGCGTTTGATGGAACATATTTTTCAATTAGAATAA
- a CDS encoding amidohydrolase family protein — MKIDAHQHFWQFNPQKDTWITNEMTVLKSDFFPKDLEPLLEQHLFDGCVAVQAGTSEKETLFLLHLAEKNPFIKGVVGWLDLCDKNIQERLHHFSTYKKLKGLRHIVQAEPNGFMLRKDFQRGILALEKHNLTYDILIFPHQLEEAIELVCKFPNQKFILDHCAKPYIKDKKITVWKNHIEKLASFKNVVCKVSGLSTEANWNTWKKETIKPYLEVVFNAFGTNRTIFGSDWPVSLLTGNYSKIVNLIEDYILQFSKTEQQQIMGLNAQEWYSLDN, encoded by the coding sequence ATGAAAATAGACGCACATCAACATTTTTGGCAATTTAATCCGCAAAAAGACACGTGGATTACAAACGAAATGACCGTGCTTAAAAGTGATTTTTTTCCTAAAGATTTAGAGCCTTTATTAGAGCAACATCTATTTGATGGTTGTGTTGCAGTGCAAGCAGGAACTTCAGAAAAAGAAACCTTATTTTTATTACATTTGGCTGAAAAGAATCCGTTTATAAAAGGAGTTGTAGGATGGTTAGATTTATGTGACAAAAATATTCAAGAACGATTACATCATTTTTCAACTTATAAAAAACTAAAAGGTTTACGACATATTGTACAAGCAGAACCAAATGGCTTTATGCTTCGTAAAGATTTTCAAAGAGGAATTTTAGCTTTAGAAAAACACAACTTAACGTATGATATTTTAATATTTCCACATCAATTAGAAGAAGCTATTGAATTGGTTTGCAAATTTCCGAATCAAAAATTTATTTTAGACCACTGTGCTAAACCGTACATTAAAGATAAAAAAATAACGGTTTGGAAAAATCATATTGAAAAATTAGCAAGTTTTAAAAATGTTGTTTGTAAAGTTTCAGGTTTATCTACAGAAGCAAATTGGAATACTTGGAAAAAAGAAACCATAAAACCATATTTAGAGGTAGTATTTAATGCTTTTGGAACGAATCGAACCATCTTTGGAAGTGATTGGCCAGTAAGTTTATTAACTGGAAATTACTCTAAAATAGTAAATTTAATTGAAGATTATATTTTACAATTTTCTAAAACAGAACAACAACAAATTATGGGACTAAATGCCCAAGAATGGTATTCTTTAGACAACTAA
- a CDS encoding alpha-hydroxy acid oxidase encodes MDLKYNTKYPSIDDLRVKAKKRIPKFAFEYLDGGCNEDVNLHKNTKEIRDVELFPKYLKPHGGSSLKTELFGHTYDAPFGIAPVGLQGLMWPNAPEILAKSAHKHNIPFILSTVTTSSIERISEITEGKAWFQLYHPTEDRLRDDIIKRAEAAHCPVLVILCDVPTFGFRPRDIRNGLAMPPRMTLTNILQVMGKPEWAFNTLKYGQPNFETLKPYMPKNLDLKQLGLFMDNTFSGRLTEEKIKPIRDMWKGKIVLKGVATEADTETAIKLGLDGIIVSNHGGRQLDAGESTIKPLTRIAKKYSNQIKVMMDSGLRSGPDIARTLASGAEFTFMGRSFMYGVSALGKKGGDHTVSILKTQLQQVMEQVCCEDVRDFNQFLKK; translated from the coding sequence ATGGATTTAAAATACAATACAAAATACCCATCAATAGACGATTTACGTGTAAAAGCAAAAAAACGTATTCCAAAATTTGCTTTCGAATATTTAGATGGTGGCTGTAATGAAGATGTAAACCTTCATAAAAATACTAAAGAAATTCGTGATGTAGAATTGTTTCCCAAATATTTAAAACCACATGGAGGCTCTTCATTAAAAACAGAACTTTTTGGACATACATATGATGCCCCTTTTGGAATTGCACCAGTAGGTTTACAAGGTTTAATGTGGCCAAATGCTCCAGAAATTTTAGCAAAATCTGCTCATAAACATAATATTCCATTTATTTTAAGTACAGTTACTACAAGTAGTATAGAACGAATTAGCGAAATTACGGAAGGTAAAGCATGGTTTCAATTATATCATCCTACAGAAGACCGTTTGCGAGACGATATTATAAAACGAGCAGAGGCTGCACATTGCCCTGTTTTAGTTATTTTATGTGATGTTCCTACGTTCGGGTTTAGGCCTAGAGACATAAGAAACGGTTTGGCAATGCCACCGAGAATGACTTTAACGAACATTCTTCAAGTGATGGGAAAACCAGAATGGGCTTTTAACACCTTAAAATATGGACAACCAAATTTTGAGACTCTAAAACCCTACATGCCTAAAAATCTCGATTTAAAACAATTGGGATTATTTATGGATAACACATTTTCAGGACGACTAACTGAAGAAAAAATAAAACCAATTCGCGATATGTGGAAAGGTAAAATCGTACTAAAAGGTGTCGCCACTGAAGCAGATACAGAAACTGCCATTAAATTAGGATTAGATGGAATTATAGTTTCTAACCATGGAGGAAGACAATTGGACGCAGGAGAATCTACCATAAAACCCTTAACAAGAATTGCAAAAAAATACAGTAACCAAATTAAAGTAATGATGGATAGTGGATTGCGTTCTGGCCCAGATATTGCAAGAACATTGGCAAGTGGAGCCGAATTTACTTTTATGGGACGTAGTTTTATGTATGGAGTATCTGCATTAGGAAAAAAAGGTGGAGACCATACAGTTTCAATTTTAAAAACACAATTACAACAAGTTATGGAACAGGTTTGTTGTGAAGATGTAAGAGATTTCAATCAATTTTTAAAAAAATAA
- a CDS encoding L-fuconate dehydratase, producing MKQPITITNIVTKDVRFPTSDSLDGSDAMNPDPDYSAAYLILETNYPELEGHGLTFTIGRGNELCVAAIESLSHLVVGKTLESFTKNMGDFWRMITGDSQLRWLGPEKGVIHLATGAVVNAVWDLYAKAEKKPLWKLIADMSPKEFVKCIDFTYITDAITPKEALEILQKNETTKQERINNLLENGYPAYTTSAGWLGYSDDKMRRLCQEAKAEGFKHMKIKVGSDLQDDMRRAQIIREEIGDDLQLMMDANQKWDVDEAIENMASLKKFNPYWIEEPTSPDDILGHAKIAKAVAPIKVATGEHCQNRVIFKQLIMADALQICQIDSCRVGGVNEILAILLMAAKYKVPVCPHAGGVGLCEYVQHLSMIDYICVSATTKDRIIEYVDHLHEHFFEPVVIENGAYMPPKQPGYSITIKPESLKAYTFPNGKIWAKKLQLQ from the coding sequence ATGAAACAACCAATTACAATAACCAATATAGTAACAAAAGATGTTCGTTTTCCAACCAGCGACTCGCTAGATGGTTCTGATGCAATGAATCCAGATCCAGATTATTCTGCGGCTTATCTTATTTTAGAAACAAATTATCCCGAGTTAGAAGGTCATGGATTAACATTTACGATTGGTCGTGGAAACGAATTATGTGTTGCTGCCATTGAATCATTATCTCATTTAGTAGTTGGAAAAACGTTAGAATCGTTCACTAAAAACATGGGCGATTTTTGGAGAATGATTACAGGAGATAGCCAATTACGTTGGTTAGGTCCAGAAAAAGGTGTTATTCATTTAGCCACAGGTGCAGTTGTAAATGCAGTTTGGGATTTGTACGCAAAAGCAGAAAAAAAACCTCTTTGGAAATTAATTGCAGACATGTCTCCAAAAGAATTTGTAAAATGTATAGACTTTACTTACATAACAGATGCTATTACACCAAAAGAAGCGTTAGAAATTCTTCAAAAAAACGAAACTACAAAGCAAGAACGAATTAATAATTTATTAGAAAATGGGTATCCTGCTTACACCACTTCTGCAGGTTGGTTAGGTTATAGTGACGATAAAATGCGAAGACTTTGCCAAGAAGCAAAAGCAGAAGGTTTTAAGCATATGAAAATAAAAGTTGGTTCCGATTTGCAAGACGATATGCGTCGTGCACAAATTATTCGTGAAGAAATTGGAGACGATTTACAATTAATGATGGATGCCAACCAAAAATGGGATGTGGATGAAGCAATAGAAAATATGGCTTCATTAAAGAAATTCAACCCCTATTGGATTGAAGAGCCTACAAGTCCTGATGATATTTTAGGACATGCAAAAATCGCAAAAGCAGTTGCACCTATTAAGGTAGCAACTGGCGAACATTGTCAAAATCGTGTAATCTTTAAACAATTAATTATGGCAGATGCTTTACAAATTTGCCAAATTGATAGCTGTAGAGTTGGTGGCGTAAACGAAATTTTAGCGATTCTTTTAATGGCTGCAAAATACAAAGTTCCAGTTTGCCCTCATGCTGGAGGAGTTGGTTTGTGCGAATACGTACAACATTTATCGATGATCGATTATATTTGTGTAAGTGCAACAACAAAAGATAGAATTATAGAATATGTAGATCATTTACACGAACATTTCTTTGAACCGGTTGTGATTGAAAATGGCGCTTACATGCCACCAAAACAACCAGGTTATAGTATTACAATAAAACCAGAATCTTTAAAAGCCTATACTTTTCCTAATGGAAAAATATGGGCAAAAAAACTTCAATTACAATAG
- a CDS encoding SDR family oxidoreductase — protein MDLKLKDKVIIVTGGSKGIGNGICNVLAEEGAIPVIIGRNKPNVLDAVQKIKDKGGKAFYAFAELTDKQACEDAVKSVINKFGRIDGLVNNAGVNDGIGLENGNYDDFMTSIQRNVTHYYAMAHFALPELKKSKGAIVNIGSKTSVTGQGKTSGYAAANGARNALTREWAVELLPYKIRVNAVIVAECFTPLYKKWLDTFPNPEEKLNNITKNIPLENRMTTDIEIANTVAFLLSETSSHTTGQLVFVDGGYTHLDRSI, from the coding sequence ATGGATTTAAAACTAAAAGATAAAGTAATTATTGTTACTGGTGGTTCCAAAGGAATTGGTAATGGAATCTGTAATGTATTAGCAGAGGAAGGTGCAATTCCTGTAATTATTGGTAGAAATAAACCAAATGTTTTAGATGCCGTCCAAAAAATAAAAGATAAAGGTGGAAAAGCCTTTTACGCTTTTGCAGAATTAACAGACAAACAAGCTTGCGAAGATGCTGTAAAGAGTGTAATTAATAAGTTTGGCAGAATTGATGGATTGGTAAATAATGCAGGTGTTAACGATGGTATTGGTTTAGAAAACGGAAATTACGACGATTTTATGACCTCCATTCAGCGAAATGTAACCCACTATTATGCAATGGCGCATTTTGCGTTACCAGAGCTTAAAAAAAGTAAAGGAGCAATTGTAAATATTGGCTCTAAAACCTCGGTTACAGGACAAGGAAAAACCTCTGGATATGCTGCTGCAAATGGAGCAAGAAATGCATTAACCAGAGAATGGGCCGTAGAATTATTACCTTATAAAATTCGTGTAAATGCTGTAATTGTGGCAGAATGTTTTACGCCATTGTATAAAAAATGGTTAGATACTTTTCCAAATCCTGAAGAAAAATTAAATAATATTACCAAAAATATCCCTTTAGAAAATAGAATGACAACAGATATAGAGATTGCAAATACAGTGGCCTTTCTATTGTCAGAAACCTCTAGCCATACAACAGGACAACTCGTCTTTGTAGATGGTGGATATACTCATTTAGATCGCTCAATATAA
- a CDS encoding ABC1 kinase family protein yields MKTIDSIPTSKMQRASKLVTTGAKIGVNYLKYYGDKITKTEVEAKARLNENNAEDIYDGLKTLKGSALKVAQMLSMEKSILPQAYVEKFSLSQFSVPPLSPALVTKTFKTYFGKNPNEIYDKFDAVSVNAASIGQVHKAEKDGKKLAVKIQYPGVAESIASDLALVKPIAIKMFNIRGKDSDKYFKEVENKLVEETNYILEVEQSKAIVEACKHIPNLNFPNYYAELSSDRIITMDWMHGVHLSEFKFKSKEVANKLGQALWDFYMFQIHNLQKVHADPHPGNFLISPENELIVIDFGCMKTIPNDFYVPYFELTKKENLENPSFFEQKLYELEILKKDDSKEELVFLKAIFYEMLSLFSQPFNQESFDFSNEVFFGKLSELGTKYSKNIESKNMNGNRGSKHFIYISRTFLGLYNLMHDLKANDVKINNYTSL; encoded by the coding sequence ATGAAAACGATAGACTCTATACCAACTTCCAAAATGCAACGTGCCAGTAAATTAGTAACTACAGGTGCAAAAATTGGAGTAAATTATCTAAAATATTATGGAGATAAAATTACAAAAACAGAAGTCGAAGCCAAAGCAAGATTAAACGAAAATAATGCAGAAGATATTTACGACGGATTAAAAACATTAAAAGGAAGCGCCTTAAAAGTGGCACAAATGCTAAGCATGGAAAAAAGCATTTTACCACAGGCTTATGTAGAGAAATTTTCGCTTTCTCAGTTTTCTGTTCCTCCTCTTTCCCCAGCTTTAGTAACCAAAACATTTAAAACCTATTTTGGTAAAAACCCGAATGAGATTTACGATAAATTCGATGCTGTTTCTGTAAATGCGGCTAGTATTGGCCAAGTACATAAAGCCGAAAAAGATGGTAAGAAATTGGCGGTTAAAATTCAATATCCTGGAGTTGCAGAAAGTATTGCATCCGATTTAGCTTTGGTAAAACCAATCGCCATTAAAATGTTTAATATAAGAGGTAAAGATTCTGATAAATATTTTAAGGAAGTTGAAAACAAACTGGTTGAAGAAACCAACTATATTTTAGAAGTTGAACAAAGTAAAGCAATTGTAGAAGCTTGCAAACACATTCCGAATTTGAATTTCCCCAATTATTATGCGGAATTATCTTCAGACAGAATAATTACAATGGATTGGATGCATGGAGTTCATTTATCTGAATTTAAATTTAAAAGCAAAGAAGTTGCCAATAAATTAGGCCAAGCTTTGTGGGATTTTTACATGTTTCAAATTCATAATTTACAAAAAGTGCATGCAGACCCTCATCCTGGGAATTTTTTAATTTCTCCAGAAAACGAATTAATCGTTATTGATTTTGGTTGTATGAAAACGATTCCGAACGATTTTTACGTACCTTATTTTGAATTAACTAAAAAAGAAAACTTAGAAAACCCAAGCTTTTTCGAACAAAAATTATACGAATTAGAAATTTTAAAAAAAGACGATTCTAAAGAAGAATTGGTGTTTCTAAAAGCCATATTTTATGAAATGCTAAGCCTATTTAGCCAGCCTTTTAACCAAGAAAGTTTCGATTTTTCTAACGAAGTATTTTTCGGTAAACTTTCTGAGTTAGGTACAAAATACTCAAAAAATATAGAGTCAAAAAACATGAATGGCAACAGAGGTTCTAAGCATTTTATTTATATCAGTAGAACATTTTTAGGACTATACAATTTAATGCACGATTTAAAGGCTAACGACGTAAAAATAAACAATTACACTTCTTTATAA
- the fucP gene encoding L-fucose:H+ symporter permease, translated as MKNTSKISVVSKKVLIPFILVTSLFALWGFANAVTDPMVNAFKKVLELTNTQASWVQMAFYGGYFCMAIPAALFMRKYSYKVGVLIGLGLYAVGALLFYPAAITEQFWFFCLGLYVLTFGLAFLETAANPYILAMGAKETATQRLNLAQSANPIGLIAGLLVAKFFVYDNLQSDDIANFGALDEAKRAMIKVADLAVIRDPYVILGLVILVVFVLFLVNKMPQSKEEGTMPSLKDTFKKLLTNRKYVLGVIAQILYVGAQIMTWTYIYQYAEAIDLANANVVGYEKIDVFTYQFIAFVLFTLGRIVGTAMLRFMSPGKLLMSFALLAGAFVLTAIFVEGVFGLYGIVGVSFAMSLMFPTIYGIALNDLTEEQSKVGSAGLVMAIVGGALLPMLQGAIIDAGGRGVADTKIMGVTEINFSFILPLVCFVYIAWYGLTVFKKHELINL; from the coding sequence ATGAAAAACACCTCAAAAATTTCAGTAGTATCCAAAAAGGTACTCATTCCTTTTATTCTAGTAACTTCTTTGTTTGCTCTTTGGGGCTTTGCAAATGCAGTTACAGATCCTATGGTAAATGCTTTTAAAAAAGTATTAGAACTTACAAACACTCAAGCTTCATGGGTTCAAATGGCTTTCTATGGTGGCTATTTTTGTATGGCAATACCAGCTGCATTATTTATGCGAAAATATTCCTATAAAGTTGGAGTATTAATAGGTTTGGGGTTATATGCTGTGGGTGCTTTGTTATTTTACCCAGCTGCAATTACAGAACAATTTTGGTTTTTTTGTTTAGGATTGTATGTTTTAACTTTTGGATTGGCTTTTTTAGAAACTGCTGCAAATCCGTATATTTTAGCAATGGGAGCCAAAGAAACTGCTACACAACGTTTAAACTTAGCACAATCTGCAAACCCTATTGGATTGATTGCAGGATTATTAGTCGCTAAATTTTTTGTATATGATAATTTACAATCAGACGATATTGCAAATTTTGGTGCTTTAGATGAAGCAAAAAGAGCAATGATTAAAGTTGCAGATTTGGCAGTAATTCGAGATCCTTATGTAATTTTAGGATTGGTTATTTTAGTTGTATTCGTTTTATTTTTAGTAAATAAAATGCCCCAATCAAAAGAAGAAGGAACAATGCCTAGCTTAAAAGACACTTTTAAAAAACTTTTAACCAATAGAAAATATGTTTTAGGTGTAATTGCTCAAATATTATATGTTGGAGCTCAAATTATGACCTGGACTTACATATATCAATATGCAGAAGCTATAGATTTAGCAAATGCAAATGTAGTAGGTTACGAAAAGATAGACGTTTTTACTTACCAATTTATAGCATTTGTATTATTTACATTAGGTCGAATTGTAGGAACTGCAATGCTACGTTTTATGAGTCCAGGAAAACTTTTAATGTCTTTTGCTTTACTTGCAGGCGCATTTGTTTTAACAGCCATATTTGTGGAAGGAGTTTTCGGATTGTATGGTATTGTAGGAGTCTCTTTTGCAATGTCTTTAATGTTTCCAACAATTTATGGAATTGCCTTAAATGATTTAACTGAAGAGCAATCTAAAGTAGGTTCTGCAGGATTGGTTATGGCAATTGTTGGTGGCGCTTTACTACCTATGTTGCAAGGAGCAATTATAGATGCTGGAGGAAGAGGGGTTGCAGACACTAAAATAATGGGGGTTACAGAAATAAATTTTTCTTTTATCTTACCTTTAGTTTGTTTTGTTTACATAGCTTGGTATGGTTTAACTGTATTTAAAAAACACGAATTAATAAATCTTTAA
- a CDS encoding fumarylacetoacetate hydrolase family protein, which yields MKLIRFGAEGNEKAGLQLDDKRIDISTFGEDYNERFFETDGLNRLKDWLKTNESNCPIVNDSVRLGSPIARPSKLVCVGLNYAKHAEEAGMTVPKEPVLFFKSTTAIVGPNDDVVIPKNSTKTDWEVELAIVIGKKASYVNLEDAEDYIAGYVLHNDVSERAFQIEKEGQWCKGKGCDTFAPLGPFLATKEEIKDPNNLELWLEVNGERLQHSSTSDFIFNVQEVVSYISQYMTLLPGDVISTGTPFGVGLGFNPPKYLKAGDVMRLGIEGLGVSEQKAIDYK from the coding sequence ATGAAACTCATAAGATTCGGTGCAGAAGGCAATGAAAAAGCAGGACTTCAATTAGATGACAAACGCATAGACATTAGTACTTTTGGCGAAGATTACAACGAACGTTTTTTCGAAACTGACGGATTAAATCGTTTAAAAGATTGGTTAAAAACTAACGAATCTAATTGCCCTATAGTTAATGATTCTGTAAGATTAGGTTCGCCAATCGCAAGACCTTCAAAATTAGTTTGTGTCGGATTAAATTATGCAAAACATGCAGAAGAAGCTGGTATGACAGTACCAAAAGAACCAGTATTATTCTTTAAATCTACAACTGCGATTGTTGGTCCTAACGACGATGTTGTAATTCCAAAAAACAGTACAAAAACCGATTGGGAAGTAGAATTAGCAATCGTTATTGGTAAAAAAGCGTCGTATGTAAATTTAGAAGATGCAGAAGATTATATTGCAGGCTATGTATTGCATAATGATGTTTCTGAACGCGCTTTTCAAATTGAAAAAGAAGGCCAATGGTGTAAAGGAAAAGGTTGCGATACATTCGCACCTCTTGGACCATTTTTAGCAACAAAAGAAGAAATTAAAGACCCAAATAATTTAGAATTATGGTTAGAAGTAAATGGCGAGCGTTTACAACATTCATCAACATCCGATTTTATTTTTAACGTACAAGAAGTTGTCTCTTACATTAGCCAGTATATGACATTATTGCCTGGAGATGTTATTTCTACAGGAACACCTTTTGGAGTTGGCTTAGGCTTCAATCCTCCAAAATATTTAAAAGCTGGAGATGTAATGCGTTTGGGAATTGAAGGTTTAGGAGTTTCAGAACAAAAAGCAATCGATTATAAATAA
- a CDS encoding TetR family transcriptional regulator C-terminal domain-containing protein, which yields MARKKNITKDQLISWYMEFVLDNNHAPKSVFNFAKENNFEESDFYKFYSSFEAIEEAIFSEFFHHTLKVLHKSEEFETYDTRNKLLSFYFTFFEVLTANRSYVVYALKNDKKDIRKLKSLKHLRKEYTQFVEDLNIDRIELKQETLEKIQNTSIKESSWIHLLITLKFWLDDTSTSFEKTDIFIEKSINARFDLMDIKPLKSIIDFGKFILKEKVNFN from the coding sequence ATGGCTCGCAAAAAAAACATCACCAAAGACCAATTAATTTCTTGGTACATGGAATTTGTACTAGATAACAATCATGCACCAAAATCTGTATTCAATTTCGCGAAAGAAAATAATTTCGAAGAAAGCGATTTCTATAAGTTTTATAGCTCTTTTGAAGCTATTGAAGAAGCAATATTTTCAGAATTCTTTCATCATACTTTAAAAGTTTTACATAAAAGCGAAGAGTTCGAAACTTATGATACAAGAAATAAATTATTAAGCTTCTACTTTACATTTTTCGAAGTTTTAACAGCAAACAGAAGCTATGTTGTTTACGCTTTAAAAAACGATAAAAAAGATATTAGAAAACTAAAATCTTTAAAACATCTTCGAAAAGAATATACGCAATTTGTGGAAGATTTAAATATTGATAGAATTGAATTAAAGCAAGAAACTTTAGAAAAAATTCAAAATACATCTATTAAAGAGTCTTCTTGGATTCATCTATTAATCACTTTAAAGTTTTGGTTAGATGATACCTCTACCTCTTTCGAAAAAACAGATATTTTTATTGAAAAATCTATCAATGCTCGTTTCGATTTAATGGATATAAAGCCGTTAAAAAGTATCATCGATTTTGGAAAATTTATTCTGAAAGAAAAAGTGAACTTTAATTAA